Below is a genomic region from Actinoallomurus bryophytorum.
CACAGCTTGTGGAAAACCTTCGGGGGTTGACGCGGAGGTGCAGGCGGGGGCGGATCTCAGGCTCGGCATGGCTCTCCACTGGGGATCCACGATTGGCACGGCTCTATACCCGGGATCGCGATGCGTACCACGTACCACGTCTGCGCCGCGCGCCCGTACCGCCGCGCGCCGGTACCGCCGTGCGCCGGTACCGCCGTGCGCCGCGTACCGCCGTGCGCCGCGTACCGCGTCTGCGCCGCGACCGCGTACCGCGTCTATGTCGCGCGGCGCGCACCGCGTCTGCGCCGCGTGCCGCTTGCGCCATAGCGCGTCTGTGCCGCGCGACCGCGTACCGCCTCTGCGCCGCGACCGCGTACGGCGTACGGCGTCTGTGTCACCCGCCGCGTAGCGCGTCTCTGCCACATACCGCGTAGCGCGTCTGTGCCGCGTCGGGATGGGGCCGATTGCAGGTCCGGACCTGACAGCGGAAGTGGGACCTGGGGCGGCTGCGAACGTTCGACACGCCGGAGGTGTCATGTCCCCGGATAAAGGTGGATTCGGCTACCCGGGGTAGTCGAATACCGGCACCGCCGCCCAAGATCGGCGAAGGTCCACCGGCACAGGCTGCGACGGAACCTGCGCATTGAGCGAAACGTCTCGAACCTCCCGACAATACTGACCAGGTCGTACGTGGAACGTGACACATCCCACGCCCTGGCCCCCATCCGGAGGGTCTAAGCGGCAGCGGTGGGACCGAAACCAGGCCCCCCAATGACTATCCGTGTTTTTTCTGGGGGTCCCCACCTGACATTCGTGGCGTAAGGGGTTAGCGTTCCTGACATGACACCCGCCCGGGTCCGTGGTTGCGCCGAGTCTCAACCGGCCCGGCAAGCCGATGCCAGCCGCAGGCGAAACGGCCCACGTAAGGCGACTTCTCGTCGACCGATCACGGTGCGGCTTAGAAGTAAGACCTGCCTCACCGGGGGATCAGATGTCCTCCGGACCGGGAGAAGAGCAGTAGTGGCGAAAGCGCCGCGAGACTCTCCGCAGGCGGATGTGGGGACGAAGACCAGGTCGGCCGGGCGGGTGTTGCCCCCGTTTGATCGCAACTGAATCAGGAACAAGGGAGTGTCGAGCCCGGCTCCCCGTGTCGGGTGCTCTTGAATACCGGGAGGAGGGGGGTCCCCGTGGACATCATCGTGAAGGCCCGCCATACGGACGTCAACGATCGATTCCGTCGTCATGTGGACACCAAGCTTGCCAAGGTCGAGAAGCTGGATCCCAAGGTCATCAGGGTCGACGTGGAGGTTTCTGAAGAGCACAACCCTCGTCAGTCCGACACCCGTGAACGCATCGAACTCACCATCGTCTCCCGTGGCCCCGTGATCAGGGCCGAGGCCGCGGCCGACGACCGCTACGCGGCACTCGACATGGCCCTCGGCAAGCTCGAGGGACGGCTGCGGCGCATGTGCGACCGGCGCAAGGTCCACCACGGCAACCACGGTCGCGCCAGGCTCGCCTCGGCGCTGGCGCCGGATCCCGACGACATTCCAGTTGGCGCCGAGCCGAACCAGCCGGACTCCGTCCCTGCCGCGGCTCCGGCCGCCACCGAGACCGTCGAAGCACCGCGATCATGGGACGAGGACACGTACGCCCCGCCCCTGGGCGACGACATCGTGCCGATCGCGATGGAAGGCGACGGTCCGGTCGTTCTGCGGGAAAAAGCGCACAAGGCCGACCCCATGACCATTGACCAGGCTCTCTTCGAGATGGAGCTGGTCGGTCACGACTTTTATCTCTTCCGTGACAAGGAGAGTCTGCGTCCGAGTGTCGTATACCGGCGCCGAGGCTGGGACTATGGGGTGATCCGTCTAGTCGAGGAGTGACGCTGCGCTTGCGCCGCGCCATGACCTCGACCAATCTGGTCCCAGGCGCGACCCGCGGTGGGTCGTGCCTGGGACCACACGGTCGTTGATCTCACCCCCGCGACACGCCCAGGATCCCCATGGGCCGGCGCACCGTTTGGAGGAGGAGTTGAGCGAGGCTCCGCAGACTCGTGACACCGTGGCCGGTGACCCTATCCGTGTCCTCATCGTCGATGACCACGCCCTGTTCCGTCGTGGCCTGGAGATGGTTCTCGACGACGAGGACGGCATCGAGGTCGTCGGCCAGTGCGGCGACGGCCAGGAGGCCGTGGAACAGGTGGGTGACCTGGTACCGGATGTCGTACTCATGGACATCCGAATGCCCCGCCGCGGTGGCATAGAGGCATGCACATCCATCAAGGACCAGGTGCCGAGCGTCAAGATCGTCATGCTCACGATCAGCGACGAGGAGGAGGATCTCTTCGAGGCGATCAAGGCAGGCGCCACCGGATATCTGCTGAAGGATGTCTCGATCGACGAGGTCGCCGACGTCGTACGCGCGGTGCATGACGGCCAGTCGTTCATCAGCCCGTCGATGGCGTCCAAGTTGATCACCGAGTTCGCCGTCATGGCCAAGCGCGGTGACGAACGTCAGCAGCAGGTGCCGGCACCCAAGCTGACCGATCGCGAGATGGAGGTCCTCCGCCTGGTGGCGCGAGGCCTCGGCAACCGAGAGATCGCCAAAGAGCTGTTCATCTCGGAGAACACGGTCAAGAACCACATCCGCAACATCCTTGAGAAGCTCCAACTGCACTCGCGGATGGAGGCCGTGGTCTACGCGGTACGCGAGAAGCTCCTCGAAATCAGCTGAATCAGCCGAATCAGCTGAGGTCGGCAGCGGGTGGATCGAGCCACCCGCGGCTCAGGCCGCGGCCTGAGAACCCCAGACAACCGGCGCGGCGCTCGTCAGCGCCGCCATGCCCCCCTGTAGCGATCCACGCCACGCGAGTGAGCCGTCGCCGCCCGGCGGCCACGACGGGTCGGATGACCGACACCGACTCAAGCGAGGAGCCGGCCGGGCAAGAGCTGACTGGATGGGGAGTTGCCCGGGAGTGCCTCGAGTGAGAGTCGGCTGGGGGGCTGACTGACGTCG
It encodes:
- the hpf gene encoding ribosome hibernation-promoting factor, HPF/YfiA family, with the protein product MDIIVKARHTDVNDRFRRHVDTKLAKVEKLDPKVIRVDVEVSEEHNPRQSDTRERIELTIVSRGPVIRAEAAADDRYAALDMALGKLEGRLRRMCDRRKVHHGNHGRARLASALAPDPDDIPVGAEPNQPDSVPAAAPAATETVEAPRSWDEDTYAPPLGDDIVPIAMEGDGPVVLREKAHKADPMTIDQALFEMELVGHDFYLFRDKESLRPSVVYRRRGWDYGVIRLVEE
- a CDS encoding response regulator, whose protein sequence is MSEAPQTRDTVAGDPIRVLIVDDHALFRRGLEMVLDDEDGIEVVGQCGDGQEAVEQVGDLVPDVVLMDIRMPRRGGIEACTSIKDQVPSVKIVMLTISDEEEDLFEAIKAGATGYLLKDVSIDEVADVVRAVHDGQSFISPSMASKLITEFAVMAKRGDERQQQVPAPKLTDREMEVLRLVARGLGNREIAKELFISENTVKNHIRNILEKLQLHSRMEAVVYAVREKLLEIS